The DNA segment GAGGTGATGATCAGTGTGGTGATCCTGACCGTCAGCTTGCTGGGGGTGGCGGGAATGTATGGTTTCGCGGCCAAATTTTCTTACGAATCGCAACAGCATGCACAGGCGGTATATACCGTTAATGATGTTTTGGAGCGATTACGCATAGATAAAACAGCCTGGTTACAATCCATCTTACCGACAGCCAGCAGTGCTTATCATTTTGAGTTTGACGCCAACAGTGTGGCAAGCAGTTCAGCTCTTTGCACCAACAAAAAAACTGGCTGTACTGATGGGTTGGTGCAAAAGGAGGTGACAGATTGGATACAGCATTTGGCTTCTGCATTTGCGTCTATTCCAGCCTTGGTTTGTTTGAATCTGCAACGTCAGCATGCGGAACGCCTGATTCAGGCGACTGTGACGATCAATTGGTATATTCACAATGCAGCGTCCTCATCTACGCTCCCAGTATTAAACAATGACTGTGGTAATGC comes from the uncultured Tolumonas sp. genome and includes:
- the pilV gene encoding type IV pilus modification protein PilV gives rise to the protein MTNNRISVFSISRQKGFTLLEVMISVVILTVSLLGVAGMYGFAAKFSYESQQHAQAVYTVNDVLERLRIDKTAWLQSILPTASSAYHFEFDANSVASSSALCTNKKTGCTDGLVQKEVTDWIQHLASAFASIPALVCLNLQRQHAERLIQATVTINWYIHNAASSSTLPVLNNDCGNAGIGRRQFMLQTLL